A stretch of the Equus caballus isolate H_3958 breed thoroughbred chromosome X, TB-T2T, whole genome shotgun sequence genome encodes the following:
- the LOC100061399 gene encoding CXXC-type zinc finger protein 1-like, with translation MSNTEELPFLDPALQKQAVKVKKMENLKKKVEWKKEKKQKLMDKRKHPEQTDAKDPGLLRQCLGPGCVHPTRPGSKYCSDDCGMKLAADRIYNILPQRIQQWQKSPCIADEHGKKMLELIHREQQNAYIRLKDAESHFHELEAIILRGKQQAVCKDGESNEDERNSINLQIFCVSCGQPISRHIALRHMERCFAKYECKSSFGSFYPTCIEGATRLFCDVYDPQSKRYCKRLQVLCPEHSRDPKVPDDEVCGCPLVHNVFELTGNFCALPKILCNRHYCWEKLRRAEVDLERIRALHKLEELEEQENKVRTAMTNRAGLLALMLHQTIQHDPLTSDLRSRVDS, from the exons ATGAGTAACACTGAGGAGCTCCCTTTCCTGGATCCTGCACTGCAGAAGCAGGCAGTGAAAGtgaagaaaatggagaatttgaagaaaaaagtgGAGTGGAAG aaggagaagaagcagaagctCATGGACAAGAGGAAACACCCAGAGCAGACAGATGCCAAGGACCCAGGCTTGCTGCGGCAGTGCCTGGGACCTGGCTGTGTGCATCCCACCCGACCAGGCTCCAAGTACTGCTCCGATGACTGTGGCATGAAGCTGGCAGCTGA CCGCATCTATAATATCCTGCCCCAACGCATCCAGCAGTGGCAGAAGAGCCCCTGCATTGCTGATGAGCATGGCAAGAAAATGCTTGAGCTCATCCACCGTGAGCAGCAGAACGCCTACATCCGACTGAAGGATGCAGAGAGCCATTTCCATGAACTTGAGGCCATCATTCTGCGTGGCAAGCAGCAGGCTGTGTGCAAGGATGGGGAG AGCAACGAAGATGAGAGGAACAGCATAAACCTGCAGATCTTCTGTGTCTCCTGCGGGCAACCCATCAGTAGGCATATTGCCCTGCGCCACATGGAGCGCTGCTTTGCCAAG TATGAGTGCAAATCGTCCTTCGGGTCCTTTTACCCCACTTGCATTGAGGG GGCCACAAGGCTCTTCTGTGATGTTTATGACCCACAGAGTAAGAGGTACTGTAAGCGACTCCAGGTGCTGTGCCCTGAGCACTCGAGGGACCCTAAG GTACCAGATGATGAGGTGTGTGGTTGCCCACTAGTGCACAATGTCTTTGAGCTCACTGGCAATTTCTGTGCCCTCCCCAAAATCCTGTGCAACCGCCACTACTGCTGGGAGAAGCTGAGGCGTGCTGAGGTGGACCTAGAGCGCATTCGTGCG TTGCACAAGCTGGAAGAGCTGGAAGAGCAGGAGAACAAGGTGCGCACGGCTATGACAAATCGGGCAGGGCTGCTGGCCTTGATGCTTCATCAGACAATACAGCATGACCCGCTGACTTCTGACCTGCGCTCCAGAGTAGACAGCTGA